The Phocoena sinus isolate mPhoSin1 chromosome 8, mPhoSin1.pri, whole genome shotgun sequence nucleotide sequence AAGGTCTTTTTCTAGAAACTGTTTTCTCTCTAAGAAATTCTGGTGTGAATTATAagaggtgattttttaaaaatcttaatgtaGTTATATTAAACTAAAAGCCTTTGTAACCTAAAGCTCCACCTACTTTAAAACTGCGTCCTTCTTCGTGGTTCATAGAGTGAAGTTGAACTGGTCAGAACCCCAGGTGCAGAGAAGCAGTACTCTTCGCAGAGCTAAAGCTGCCTGCGTGATGTGTAATGAAATCATTTTAactaagtattctttttttttaacagatttaaaGAACTGTATTGCAAGCACTACCCAGACTATTGAGCAGATGTACTGTGATCCTCTCCTCCGTCAGGTAGAATGAAAATTGATGGGAAGGTAGTCAAGGCATGTTCTGATGGTGCTAATGGtagatacaaaaagaaaagttgatggttttctttgaaaCTGAATGGAAACTTCCCTGAGATATAAAGATAACTTTAGGAAAGAAATAGCTATTATTCTATATTTTAGGctaaaaaaaagcaatgtatcTTCTGTCACCAACAGAacctaaaatatatttgttttgattctgccacatggtatttttttcatgtatttgaaaagtttgtcattaaatattaataaaaatttctcaTAAAATGGTTAATTTAAGTAGTGCAGTGGGGGAAACCTGACCAGGGACTGGTTCCCCATCCTTTCCAAAGTACCATGATCCTTCGTGATCCTTTGTTTAGCAGCGTGCTTTCAAGCTTTATATCCCTAGTAATTCCAAAAGGGAGGTAGGCAGGGCAGAAATTTCAGTTTCCGCATATGTTTTTGTTTAGAGTAACATTCTGGGCATAGAGGGGAAAGAGGCTCCAGTTAGGGGCATGCCCTCCACTGGCTTCTGTGTGAACCATAGGCCGCGGGAGGAGAGCTCTGTTTCTAGGGTCGCATGGAGGCACAGTTGTGTTGCACAGCAGGAATGCACCATGTAAATCTTGGCTgttccccattttctcttttctattatttaaaaaatttcaccaCCAGTAAAAACATGTCAAGGTACTGATTAATGTAAGTTTACTTTGGCTCGATGGATGACTTTCTTTCACTAGTACTTACTTGGCACTTAAGCATTGCTCTATTTTCCccatattgggggaaaaaaaggcttttcACATGTTGAAACAAAAAAGTATGTCGTTAAAAAGGGTCTTCACCCACAGATAAGTGGATGATAACTTGCAAGAAGAAATATAGAGACCACGAGACCGACTAATAATGAAATATGCTAACTTAGATTTTGTTAACAAATAAAATAGGCATAGAACAAGATAGCTGCTAAACTTGTAGGTACCAAGTGTGGTAAACATCTTCTCAACATGAGTAGTCATGGTGGTTCTGTTTTTAGATAAACTGAATTTGGAACTCGGGGGATAAATAGGTCTCAGTTATCTTTCGTTTTAGATGTATAATCATAGGAGTTTAGAGTTGAAAGGGGCCTCAACGAGGTCATCTAGTTCAATTGTCCGATTTTAAAGATTCAGGAACCAAGACGTAATTAGGAGATTCCAAGGCTGTGTTTTTGTTAGTTCATCTTGAATCAGCAAGGTGTTTTGATGTGAACCTAACATCAAACACATGTATAAACAGGCAGTTTTCTGGTGTCTGACAGTTGGGTATACTTTTGAATTTTAGTAACCTAAGTCTTGTCAGATTATTTTGCTTATTAACCTGATAGAGGAATTGCTTTGTGATTTGCAGGTGCCTTATCGTTTGCATGCAGTTCTTGTTCATGAAGGACAAGCAAATGCAGGACACTACTGGGCCTATATCTATAATCAGCCCCGACAAGTCTGGCTCAAGTACAACGACATCTCTGTTACCGAGTCTTCCTGGGAAGAACTTGAAAGAGATTCCTATGGGGGCCTGAGAAATGTTAGTGCTTACTGCCTGATGTACATTAACGACAAGCTACCCCACTTCAGTGCAGGTAAAAGCACCTTAACAGAagccaggggtgggggaaatCTGTACTGCTCAGGGAAGGGAACAATCttgtagtttaaaataaaaattttaactcagatttattataaagtaataatgtatttaaaaaatacaaatagtataaaggagactaaaaaggaaaaataaatttgctttCCTCCTTCCGTCCTTGAGCCCAACGAGTATCCATTCTTAGGTTTCATGTGTAGTCTTCAAGAAGTGTTCTATGCAGAGGCTAGAGTTTATTTATCGATCTCTCTCCCACACCCAATTTCTCCCCCCAAAGgggatatttttccattctgttctgcgtctttttcattaattgtttttcttagtgatctgtatgtttttataaatagaaCCAACTTATTCTTTTTAACTGCATAATaattccattgcatggaatatGTATATAATCTGTTAAACCAGCCTCCCATTGACAGACCTTTAAGCTGCctctagtttttttctcttttagtgacATTCTTGCACACATATTTTTACACCCTTTGGAGAATAGCTAGACGTGACAAGTGGGTTTGCCTGAACAGTTTCATACTTCTCATACTACTACTGCTAATGCCAAGAGcaattatcattatcatttatgTTGGGACTTTCCTCCTATTGCACACTTTCAaactttatttctctaataacGTATAACTCTAAAAGGGCGGTAGGCAGGGCAGGAATTCTTATCACCCACATTTTCCGGCTGAGGTTCTGCACTTGTCTGGAGTCTTAGAGCCAGTAAATATTCTGATTCCAGGTTCTGTGctgttttccatttatattactctctctttctttcttcctttcacatcTGAGATCATGGAAGGCATCTCCTTTTAGTGTTCAAACTTCACTGTGTTGCCTAAGTAAGGAAACACGTAAGGCCTTTTGTCCGGGCAGCAAATGATCTTTCTGATCTGTTAGCGTGTGCTTGAGGGATAAGCGATGGAGAGAATGATCACTTAACGGTAACTGATCTTCATAATTGCATGTTTGCAGTGTGAAAGCAGGAACAGCTGCTCGTGGGAGTTACTGTGCAAATAATCGTGCAGGCTGTTGGTGGTATCTAGGAGCCTTGTTGTTACACGTATGGCTCATTTTTATATTacagaaacagacaaaaagtGGAAACTGTCATTTGCTTAGTGAAAAGACTAGTTAATAGCAACCAGTACATGGATGTGCTGTTCTGCTGtaggtttttatgttttgttttggtcaCAGGGTTAGAGATGAGATTTAGTATGTCCTCGCTATCCTTGCCATTTTTCATCATAGCCTTTAATGAACCAGGTATTACTGACCATCTAACCTTTGTATCAGTTTGCTTTCTTATAGCACTTGATTGTGTGAAACTTAAGGCGGTATAAATGTCTTGGAATACATCTCTAACCGTCTTGAGATGGATATTCTTATCAGTAATAGGAGCATTGGTTACACTGACAAAACTGTCTACCTTGAAATATCCATTGGATCTAATGATTTTCTCAATTTCCAAGAAATGTTTGGTTTGTTCTTGCTACTTTGTCACTGATTGGCCTCTACTGCAAATCCTTAGTCATTATCGTCGATTGATTCGTTTAACAAATATTCAATGTGCCTACCTActaatatgccaggcactgttactGGGGTGCTGTGACTGTTGGCCTGATATTGTCAGTACTTCAGATGGATtatgtacgtgtgtatgtatttttcattaggagtaagaaaaaaagacaaagtgtcttattttctttctttctagaaagGACCTTTGGATTCCTTGAGACCTTTTGCTTGGTGGAACTTCGTTTAAACTCTGTCTTTGTTCTTCCTCAGAGGCGGCCCCGAATGAATTAGATCAGATGTCAGGAGAAGTGGAAGCCCTCTCTGTTGAACTGAAGCATTACATTCAGGAAGATAACTGGAGGTTTGAGCAGGAAGTAGAGGAGTGGGAAGAAGAGCAGTCTTGCAAAATCCCTCAAATGGAGTCTTCCACCAGCTCAGCATCACAGGATTTCTCTCCATCACAAGGTACCTGAGAAGGGCATCTATGCCGGTGATCTGGTGGGATTCATGCTGCACTCCAATAGCCAGTCCCGTGCGCTTCATCTGAGTGAGCCGTGCCACGGTCTGCACACTGGAGTTCAGATAGAGTTGGTGTTGCACAACCTGGCGGCCTAGCCTGTGGCTCTAGACTGTCATTTCTGCTGAGCAGAAGTAAGAGCAGAAAGACTAGCTGCCTGTACTTTCACTCTGTTTAGTTTTTTGCTTATTTCCCAGGTTGCAGGAGAAACTATGTAGGATTAATAGGTAGATTTTATGAAAACTATTCTCCAAAGGTGATCTTCCTAACAGATGGTTGTTTGTAGGAAGGCTTCTTGGCATAAAGAAATATGACAGCATCAGGAGCACATTAAACTTTACAGCATCGTCAGTGGCTTCTTGCTAAAATAGCCATTTCTTTTAGGCACTAGTTTCTAGGGGAAAttctaggtttttttaaaaaggtttgttAGAAGGTTTGCCCATGAAACTTTGTATCAGTCCTGCTTGCCGTTTACAGAGTGTTCTAGAGGTTACTTCTCATCAGATGCTAATTCCTTTGTGCGGTTCTTTATCAGAGTCTTCAGTCGCCTCTTCCCACGGGGCTCGCTGCTTGTCCTCCGAGCATGCCGTGATCGTGAAGGAGCAGACCGCCCAGGCCATTGCAAACACGGCACGTGCCTACGAGAAGAGTGGTGTGGAAGCAGCGTTGAGTGAGGTGAGAATGGCTTAGAAGCCCAAGTGCAGGAGGGGTGGGCTCTTGGCAATAACGGCCACAGTTTCTCGCATTTCTGTTATCCTGTGCCTGCTGCATTTAACCAatccctctttatttcttctgtttttttcttactctttctctCCATTCTGCTGCCACAGCTTAAggaagctgaaccccagaagcccATGTCCCCGGAAACAGACCTTGCAGAGCAGCCCGAGCAGCCCGCACAGGCTCATGACGCAGAGTCAGCTGCCCAGCCTAATGCTGAGGTCTCTGAAGTCGAGATTCCCAGTGTGGGAAGGATTCTGGTTAGATCTGATGCAGATGGATATGATGAGGAGGTACAGAGATGAGTCAGGGTTTAGCTGTCTGTCGTCAGTCTTGTATTTCCTTCTCACGTGACTCAGTATAGTTGCGTGAGGTGTTTGGCAATAGTTACCGTTTTCTCATTGACGCAAATAATGGGCGAGAGGGCCTATCTCAGTTACCACTGCGCACTGCTGCCAGTATATACCTACCCAGACCTGTCCTTATGAGGGCCGCTGCAGAGCCAGATGGCTCAGAAAGGCAGAATTTAGTTTTTTGTCTGGTATCATGAGCAAAGAAATTGCCTTTAGGAGTCTTTGTCTTTGGTCACATTAGTCCATTGTGTCTCCTCCAAATATAAAGTTTTCGGTTGTCTAGTGAGCAAGAAAACAGATGTGACTTGAAGGTGTTTTTAATTCTGAAGCTTTAGGGAGAAGATGTAGAATCCCAGGTTGTTCATTGTCTGCCGCCTGTACAGTTGTCACCACACACTAACTGTCGGGAATCCTGTCCTCaggtttctgttttttcctgtggGGCATTTTTTTAATCGTTGTGAGAGTTTCACTTTGTAAAGTGTTATTTGTGTATCCCCTAGTTTCCAGACTGTTTAAAATGTGCTCTTCATCCTAGTAAAACTCCAAAATACTGGTGTGTTTAGGATATACACCCAAATTATAGAGCTCAGTTGGAGCTCTCGCCTCAGACACTTGCCCTCTGAGAGCTGTAATTTAACTCGATTCTGTAGCAGCGCCACATCGCAGGTATTTTTAGACATACATCTTTATTCATTGGCTAAATTAGAGAGAATATGTAGGAATAGCTTGTCTTGGGCAAAGTCTTGACATTGTGCAGAGGGCCAGGGCTGTGAATGTGTGTAGGACCCGGTGTGTGAGCGTTGCCTCGCAGTGGGTTCCAGCCACGGAGCACGCTGCCATGCTTCCCTGCAGCTGTCTGTTCACCTTTCTTTCATACAGTCTTCTTTTGaacctttcttctctcctttttctctctgttttgtgCCCTCTTGTGGTAGGTGATGCTGAGCCCTGCCATGCAAGGGGTCATCCTGGCCATAGCTAAAGCCCGTCAGACCTTTGACCGGGATGGGTCTGAAGCAGGGCTTATTAAGGTATCTCTGTTTTTTGAATTCTCATCCTTATACCACAGGTATCATAACACGGGGCAGTAATTTCCTTACATGCTAAAAAATGGGATTAAAAGGTTTTCATCGAAGTAAAACACAGAACTTCCTTTCCTGCCCAGCTAACGACCCAGCCGTCTCACAGCACTGATGGCTTCTCCTCTCTTGGCACTGACGCGGCTTTGGTGTTCTGTGTTACACCTGGCCTGCAGGGCTTGTTGTTGTTCTTAGGAGCCATCTGTTCATAAAGCTGTGAATGGGACCTTGCCTTTGTAATTTGGGGGCCATAATATAAGAATGAAGGCCATGCTTTTTAAGGTACTTGAATAAAATTTAAGGTACTTGAAGAAATTGCATTcatgtcagtttttaaatttcaggtcCTTGGTACTCAAGGATATGCCTGAAacaattaaaactaaatatttgtttttctgagaacTTTATGAGGAAGATGAGTTTCTTGTGAGTATGTCTTTGGTGCCAGAGGAGTTTTATccttatgaaatgaaaaaaactttCAGATTCCATAGTTGCCTCTGTCATGTCTCAGTAAGAAGGACTTCCCAGAAGTCTTCTTAGAGTGATGAAAACCTCTGTAGCGCTTAGGCATCAGTTTCTGTGTGTGGAAGGTCACAGTGTACGCTTTTCTAACCACCAGTTCTGTCTTCAACAGGCATTCCATGAAGAGTACTCCAGGCTCTATCAGCTCGCCAAAGAGACCCCCACCTCTCACAGTGATCCTCGACTTCAGCATGTGCTTGTCTACTTCTTCCAGAATGAAGCGCCGAAAAGGGTAGTAGAGCGGACCCTTCTGGAACAATTTGCGGACAAAAATCTTAGCTATGATGAAAGGTGAGGAGGGGCTACTTCGGTGAACCACCCTTCCTTCTGGGTCTGGCTTGACTAACTCCTCTGAAGGGGGAGCTTTCATTGCTTTCTGAACTTCGTTCACAGGTCAATCAGTATTATGAAGGTGGCTCAAGCGAAATTGAAGGAGATTGGTCCAGATGACATGAATATGGAGGAGTACAAGGTGAGATCTTCTCTTTACATCTACAAAGCAAACACGTTAAGGCCAAGCCAACAATTTTATATTATCACAGACTGACCACCCGCCGCCCACCCCCCAGAGAAAGCTGggtgagaatgaatgaatgatctttTCTTACCCTTAAAATGGCCGGTTTCTTTATTCCATTGTTCTGTTAGACTGAATCAGCACTTCATTTCTCTTAAATACCCACTTTAGCCCTGTTCTGGGCAATAAAATTCTTGAATTCGTGGCTTTGCTTTGCTTTAAATAATTTAGTTCTCTAACATTTCTATATCTGAAATTAGATTTTTGCACATTAAAATGCATGCATGACTACAGATTTTCAAAAAAGGCTTCGTGTTGTAGGAAGGACGCTGTCCTGTGCCACCTAAAGTATGTCACCACCCCCACTGAGCTTAGTGTTGTTCTGTGAGGTTGGAATGGCCGTGTCCCTCCGTCTTCCGTCATCTGGATGGTTTTGTCAGAACTCGGGAGGCCGTTCATTTATACCAGAACTGAATGACTTTGACGTGGGTGTTGGAAATTAAGATCCTAAATTCTAAAGCTCATACGAAATGAGTATTTCTGTTCCTTGGGGGAAGGAGCAAGACATGGAAAATTAAGGTCAGCGGTAGACGTTAATTCTAAATGTCGAATACTTTATTATCTGAAAGCCTTTGTGTCTCCTGTTTTTGTGCCTGGCCATATGTGCTCAATGAGTATTTGTACTGAGTTTGAAGTTTACTGTGGCAGAAAGGGTAGAAGTAGTGGTGGTCATAATCATGAATGGCTGTCATTCCTTTTCAGAAGTGGCATGAAGATTACAGTTTGTTTCGAAAGGTGTCTGTGTATCTCCTGACAGGCCTGGAACTCTATCAGAAAGGAAAGTAAGTTGGCCTCTTATGTCACTGAGATTACTGGTCAGGACACTTATTTATTGATGCCTATCAGGAATTCAGAGGACCACAGCACCTTCACCCCCCTTCTCACATGTACCCTGTGCCTCTACCTTTTTCCAGTGTTTCACTTCACTTTTGCTCTGAACATCACACATGTTTTTTCATCCTTTACATAATGATAGATTTCTTAGTTGAGAGATATAATGGCCAGGTTTTCTTTGTGATAAACGAAAATGAACTCAGAAAGTGAATTTTAAGAGTTGGTGTGGACCTTAGTGAGCCTCTCGTCCACTTCTTTGTTTTAGAGTTGGGAGAAACAGAAGCCCGGGGAAGTTCCATGATTTGCCTTGGGTTTCTCGGCCAGTCTGCAGAGGAGCTGAGACGGGCTGTGGTCTTTGGCCCTCAGGCTTTTCCCAGTGCTCCATGCTGCCTCCATCATTAAGACTTTTCCATCATCTCAGCCAGTTGCATTCTTGTATTAGGGAACAGTGGGGACTAAGCCCTGGATTCGGGGAAGGAGCACTGAGCTGTTTTTTATCTACCACTTTCTAAGGTACCAAGAGGCGCTTTCCTACCTGGTGTACGCCTACCAGAGCAATGCTGCTCTGCTGATGAAGGGGCCCCGGCGGGGCGTGAAAGAGTCGGTGATCGCTTTATACCGAAGAAAATGCCTTCTGGTTTGTACTGATTGTAAAGCCTTACGACTTTTTAATTATCTATTGTGTTTACCTCTGCTCCTTGAAGCCGTGGAGAaataacaacttaaaaaaatctccaaCAGGTTTTAGATTTTTCCAAACTCTGAAGAGTAGTTTTACatggaaacaaattattttaagttaCTTCAGTGAATGTCATTCTTCTTCCACCCCTGATAGAAGTTAGGTGAGAATCACTTATCCCCGTTTCGGTGCCCTTTCTATGTACTGCATTATAGCTTTTATCACATGGCCTGTCTACTAGATTGTGAGTCCCTGAGCACAGATCCTCTTCTTATTCAGCTGTTTTCTTGGTGTCTGGCCCAGAGTAAACATGTAAGAAAtgtgtgtttttcctgtgttccCTGCTAAGCTAGTAGATGAGCGTTTTACTGACTTCTAAAGAgattccagtttttttttaaaaggtatgaaCCATCAGGATCGGTCCTGCCATTCTGTTAATATCCTCGTCACACACCACTGGAGATCTATCCTGACCTATTTTGCATTTGGCCACCACGTGGGAAGGAGACCCatgtcccctctgcctccccaggggTTCCTGCAGGTGCTTGTCCTTCAGAAACGACAGAGGCGGCTTTCCCAGACCCACGTGCTTGCCTTTAGCCTCTCTGACACCCGGCAGGATCACCCTTCACGGGAGGAATCAGGCCAGCATTTCTCCCACTGCTTCTGTTAATGCCAAGTGGAGGAGATTAAGTCATGACATGTATTTATCTCAGAAGCTTCATTTTCTGATTGCACTTGGGTTCCCGCATCAGTTATAGGTATGGCGGGGCACTTTGAAGCTGAAAAAAGGCCCTTGTAGAGTTGATGGACCTAAATTTTAGTAaagacatgattttattttttaaatcaccgAATACAGATTACATTCTGAATATCCCGCTCAGCCGCCACAGGGAGACAGTACTAGGGATTTAGAGTCTTTCCACCTCTGGCTCTCAACCTCCAGTGTGCGTCAGAATCGCCTAAGGAGCTTTCAGATGGTTGGGACCCAGGCGTCTCCCCAGACAGTTAAACCAGTCTCCTGGGGAGGTGCCTGGGCACCAGCTTGCCatctgcaggtgattctgatgttcaGTGAAGATTGAGAACCATTGAATAGGCCTTTTGATAGAAGCGGGTGTTAAATATGACCTTGACTTGTAAGTTTAGGCCACTGGGTCGGAGACTTTGCTGCATTCGGATCAC carries:
- the USP28 gene encoding ubiquitin carboxyl-terminal hydrolase 28 isoform X6 translates to MRWFTKLPPVLTFELSRFEFNQSLGQPEKIHNKLEFPQIIYMDRYMYRSKELVRSKRECIRKLKEEIKVLQQKLERYVKYGSGPARFPLPDMLKYVIEFASTKPASENSASQSDARMTLPLSSEHCPASDLISKESTRKESTSQDAESTFSSEGSLHKSKVANQPLTPSRSSMEMPSHPAPRTVTDEEINFVKTCLQRWRSEIEQDIQDLKNCIASTTQTIEQMYCDPLLRQVPYRLHAVLVHEGQANAGHYWAYIYNQPRQVWLKYNDISVTESSWEELERDSYGGLRNVSAYCLMYINDKLPHFSAEAAPNELDQMSGEVEALSVELKHYIQEDNWRFEQEVEEWEEEQSCKIPQMESSTSSASQDFSPSQESSVASSHGARCLSSEHAVIVKEQTAQAIANTARAYEKSGVEAALSEAFHEEYSRLYQLAKETPTSHSDPRLQHVLVYFFQNEAPKRVVERTLLEQFADKNLSYDERSISIMKVAQAKLKEIGPDDMNMEEYKKWHEDYSLFRKVSVYLLTGLELYQKGKYQEALSYLVYAYQSNAALLMKGPRRGVKESVIALYRRKCLLELNAKAASLFETNDEHSVTEGINVMNELIIPCIHLIINNDISKDDLDAIEIMRNHWCSYLGQDIAENLQLCLGEFLPRLLDPSAEIIVLKEPPTIRPNSPYDLCSRFAAVMESIQGVSTVTVK